agcagacattaattaattaatggacatttatatcttaagtgcGGGAAATGAACAACAAACAACGGAAACcaggattacttgtaattttggatttggatggacaatacaatattatttctgtagtggctgctaataatattctaatataagcttgtattaaattgagggttcaatttaattagtaaaaagctaattgggggaggtcatatccaaaaccttccatagatccctccTGGCTGGgtccaatatgaacttaatataaatagatgaataaatgagacagaaaacacacttaatttttatcaaaattttcgtccccctcctaTTCTCTATAGGGGACGATTTTTCTGTATTCTACTCCGTGAGGGACTTCTGTCTtatttattcaagtcctagtatctcggtgagatcagcccacactgatatcaaaATACAGTTCGAAAAGCAGTCAGAAGATTCGTGGTCTAGTACTTGACACCTTCACGTGAAGAAGTAGTGAGctatcgtcgattctttggagattCAAGAAGGTTTAATTCCTACTacgtagaaaagcatgttttaggtttcaattaatcttaaagcatgttttattTCAAGTAATgtgcatgatacatgtgataattacacgaatagattttgtctaaatgaTCCGCTAAATAGATCGAAATTATTATGTGATTAATTTGAATgcgcttccgctaccaaccccttcaaCTAACTCATTTAATGCAGCTATACATTTGTCGATTTTTTGCAGGTCTTATTttatctaatactccctccgtcccactttaggagtcccggttggaatattccataaatggcaTTAggcttcacattccactaaccttttttcacttacattttattataaaactaatataaaaaataggatctacgttccactatcttttttatcaactttcctttacatatcttaaaacacgtgccgaactcaaccgggactcctaaagtgtaacggagggagtacgtttTATTAATTATCTGCAGAGATAATGAAAGTATTTGATGCTcgtatgttttaatttttcaacTTCCCTTTATGGACactttcatctctcttattttattttatagttttGATCTTAgacattttctaaatttttaatttttattttgctcAGTTGATTCATTTTTTCTTAGATAGAATGTATATAAGACTGAGAAGGTGATGAATTCAAAAGGAAAACATAAACAGTTCtcttgaaattaattaaatatttctccaaatactttaaataaaatttattttaataaaataccaCAAATATACATCCTACATTCCAAAagacaattttttatttatttagctTTGGGCTTGAAGTTAGCGAGAAATGATTCTATCTAATTATCCGAAACACCAAATATCGGCCTAGCATTATATGGATCAAGAGAGGTACCTTCCAAATATCGCAAAAAGCTTAGTGTAGATATTTAGTTCCAATTAAGGTATTTTTGTCGTAAGTTGGATTGGTCATTAGTTAGGTAAGTTGGATTCGACTGCTTTAACTAACTGTATGTCATTGTCCAGATACTACCACTAAATTATTTGTTGGGGGAATACTCTTTCGGGTGCCGACATAATTTATACTTGTAGTTCCATATTATCTTTATTTGTTTTCTCGTAGTGATACATTTTAAAATCTGAAATTGTATATTGCACTTGAACTAACAAAATTGAAACTGAGTTTGCCTCTGATATGTCCATATTTCTTATTTGAATAGCTAACTTATTTTTATGTAGTATGTTCTTGTAAAGATGTGTACATTCCAACTTATGTTTAATATCTCTGAATATTCATTTTAGTTAGAGCAAATTGCCtgtaaagtcatgaactttcaaTATAGTTTGGTTTTCTCCGTGAAttttaaatgttgcatgaaaagtcatgagcTTTACCGGACAGTGTAAATTTCTCATCCGACTCGACCCGATAGATTTCCGACACAAACTTATCCTATGTGATGCGCCGGAGGCGTGActtgtcaaatgacaaatttatggttcaattcaaattgtggaattaatGCTACTTTTATGCTGAATTCGATTTGTGAAATTCGACTTGTATGTTTATGTCGATTTGTATATTGAATTCATTCTACTTGTATGTTTGTGATAAGTTCAGAGTCAGAGATTGCAAAGATAGAAGAGAAACAATTAGAATTAGTGGAGTTTTGACAAGTCACGCCTCCAGCGCGCTACGTAGTATAAGTAATTGTGTCGGAAATCTGTCGGGTCGAGTCAGATGAGAAATTTACACAGTCCAGTAAAGTTCACGACTTTTCATTCAACATTTAAAATTTACGGGAAAAAACCAAACTATGGATAGTTTATGACTTTACTGGCAATTTGTCATTTTAGTTAAGTAAAAGTTAATTCTtaccataaaataaaaatacctaATTTAAATCAATATTATGATAAAGAGATAACCTTTCCCTTTTTATTACTACATGCATGTTTAGCAAAACTACTGTGGTAACTCATTGTacaaatttccaaaaattaaattaatagactCAACAaaattttttaacttttttgcCTATTTTCTCTATATATTACTCAttccgtcccactttagaagTCTCAGTTTATCATTTTTGAGTGTCTTACTTTAGATAGtaataggccccacattccactaactttttttcactcatattttattataaaactaatatataaaagtaggactcacattccactatcttttttcaccaacttttattcacatttcttaacatccatgccgaactcaaatgagactcctaaagtgggactgGGGAGTATTTGTGTCTGTTTAAATTATTAGTACATACTATattactttttatttcttttctccTAGTGTTATCAATTAGGTCGGACCTGTAGGGATCAGGATCACCGTGGTTTCACTATTTACTGAGACCTTTTTTTATCTTGAGCATAAAGAGGTGTTCAATCTCTTAAGAAAACAGACCAAATACAAAGAGAAATATCACTATCAGTACAAGATAATACGGAACCCTAGCTACACTTGAAACTCATCCGGTTCAAGTCAAAGCTATCTGAAGTATCACGTGCACACTAAGTAAAAATGTCAGATCCATACAGATCTGTAACAAACAGATGACAACAAAAACTAAACCAAAAGATTGAAGGAATAATGGCTTAGGTTGCACAACAACTGCACCAACCAAGGATCTTCTCAATCTCAACCGAGTAAGCATAGAACCATAGGAATAGCCAAACCAGAAACCCTAGGGTTTCACCGACTACCAGTTTACCACTCACCACGACCAATTCAACACGAGATCACACCGCACTCTCAAGAACGCAAACAGAACACTCAAAGAACACAAGAATCTCTTGAATCTCACTTGAATGACATAAGGTATATCCTTTCGACTTAGCAGGACGGTTCAACCAAGCATCGGACTTCACAAGACAAAATAGGAGTTGCCTCTATTAGAGATTCCCCGTTCTGATCTCACGAATAGAATTGAAGGAACGATTAGAGAGGATGATCGAAACCGATCATCAACGAGAGTGAGAGATTTCTAGAGAGAAGTGAGATCACACAGAGAAAGAGTGAAGGAATGAATGAGAGAGAGTGAAACGTCGGTGTGAGATGTATCTCACAGAAGAAGCACAACTTCAATTGGACGACTCACATTCCGGATCCACGTGGAGTGCCACGCGGCGGCCATCAGTATACCCCCAAGTAAGTGATTGGGCCTCACACATTTTGGGCCTTGCACAACATATTGGGCTAACACAATAAAACCATAATCGAACCAATAAATGTAGGTCAACAATAAATCCCACAAGGCCAATCAAGCACGACTCAAGTCGGATATGGGTCGGTCCAGGCCCAGttcatcaataaaataaagaggGTATAAACTAGGCTCATTTGTTGAAGTTCAATTTGACGGTTTTTTACTTAGGCACGGTCAGAAACTCAGTTTAGACCTAGCATAGGCTTAAATAAGACCCACTAATACTAATCTCTATTAtacttttttctatctctcttactttatcaattttacattaaaactagGACCATATACTAGTTTTTTTTAGTAATGGAGGGAGTATGCTTTTATCAATCTTTTCTTTACAATTTCTCCCTCTTGGAGAAACCAACCTCTCTCAAAGCCGACATTCTCGTGCTctctttatttttataatttctccGATAAGTATTAATCCCTAATTACTATTGTACGCATCACACTGAAAACACTCTGATAAATTTTAACAATAATTTGGGGCTCCGAAAGAGTTAAAATCGTGGTTTGACCACCATTGGCTACTCTTGTCGTTATCTTAAGTGCGTGGATTCGGATGGTGAAGAAGAGAACAAATGGTTGGAGTCACGGGTAGAAATATCGTCACAAGATAGCATAGTAAAAGCAAACAATATATTCTGCTGTCGTCCCTCAGAAAAAACTATATCAATTCATTGGCTTCCTAACCATACGGTTCAAATTCAAACCCACCACTTTTATATAAATCTCTTCATTTAAAATCCCAACACTTTTCtacattatatttatatttatatttccaCAAACATCCAAATATATTCATCAGAGACTCTCCACCAGAGAAATAATGTATGCCCACACAAAAATCTTATAATAATGCTTAAAAAATATCCTGTCTAATGTGCCGGTGTGATACGCCAATTAGATATCCCTCACTTTCAATTTTAAATACTTGTAGCAGGCataacaatttattttataatatggtatattaataattttcatttatttcaaaatattttaattcagATAATGATTTCTGACTGGTGAATAATTGACATGTGAGATCGTCTTTCCTCGTCATTGCTCTTACTATCATTAGGCCAGCTAAGGTTAAGGCTTAGGCTTGAGTacaataaagtggaaaatgcaTCTTCTGTTTATTTTAAGTAAGGAAAACAAATGATTCTTACATAGTTTTGTGCTATGCCAATACTTTTATTTTGTGGAAATTTGTACTTATATGCAATCTATCTAATCTCCTAATAGCTTGTAAATTATAAGTGATATCTGGGTGTTAAAACGACAAAAAATCTTTTTCGTTTTATGGGTTTATTTATAACATGagttgtgataaaatgatagtaataacATTAAAATGACAACCGAGAACAATAACAGTTCATTGATTGATGAATATGAGTTGAAATCACAAAACATAATATATTTAACATTACAAAATTCTAATGATTTTTATGATTCAACAATCTGATATTGAGTAAATAAGTAAAATATTTTGTTATGCTAACCAATATTAATAAATCAAAGAATTGATATGATTCTTAGTTTTCTCATACTAATGGCAATCCTAGGAGAATAAAACCTTATTTTCCATAATTTATGGAAGTTTGAAAACAATTCAGGATCTAGAATGTCACCAAAACACTTTATATTTGTGATAAATAAGTTCGACTTAAATAAGCCTATCAAAACAACCCTTCGTAAGGACATAATATAAAACCAAACATTAGTTGGATAGATCTtgaaaaataatcaaattactTTAGAGAAACGTACAAGTTCAGAATAGATGAGAATTTATTTTAAAGAATTCATGGCTTATATAGTAAAATATACCCTTGAAGAAAATGACATCCCATCCGTTGATTCTTGTAGAGCAATCCCAACTCTCTCAAATTATGCATAAGATTGCAAGTAGAGTTGCTGGATGCAATTAATCTCGTACCACTAGTTTCACTTTAATAAGTAGGTATAAATAAATATCTTTATATGTTGTAGGTGTGCATtaatctttctttctttctggTGTGGCAAACTCCACCATTGCTTTGCTTCTATGGCTATGGATTTCATTTCTTGTTGAATCTACTCATTTTATCCATACATCTTGGATCATCACTTCACATTACATGAAAATAGGAGATgaagatttatttaattcttattcaagTGTTGTTGATCCTGCAATTATGTGGATACATTTTGTGCAAAGAGTGCACCAACATTCCAACTCAATCTCACACTCTGAGATACCAACTGCTGACATCGAAGAACGAGACGTGGAAGCACGAGATGCTCTCGCATCATGTCACGCCCACGGATGATTCCGTGTGGTCGAGCTTGTTTCCGAGGAAGATGCTGCAGGAGGAAGACGAGCACAGCTGGGGCGTCGTGTATCGAAAAATCAAGAACTCGGGTGGAGCCAAAGGCCTGCTGAGTGAGGTGTCGTTGCACGATGTCAGATTGGACCCGAAATCTATGCATGGGAGGGCTCAGCAGACTAATCTAGACTACTTGCTCATCTTGGATGTCGATAGGCTCGTATGGAGCTTTCGCAAGACTGCAGCCTTGGACGCTCCCGGCAGCCCCTATGGCGGGTGGGAGTCCCCGGACATGGAGCTTCGCGGCCACTTTGTCGGTAGGTCTCATTTGTAAACAGAGTACTCTGTTTTGTTTGATTAGATTgtaaatattttgtgtataaggcattgattgattgattgaaggGCACTATTTGAGCGCGTGTGCGCAAATGTGGGCGAGTACTCACAACGAGAGCCTCAAACAGAAGATGAATGCTGTAGTTTCAGCTCTATCAGCATGTCAGCAGAAAATGGGAACTGGCTATCTTTCAGCTTTCCCCTTGGAATTTTTTGACCGTTTTGAGGCTATAAAGCCCGTTTGGGCGCCTTATTACACCATCCACAAGGTTTGGCGTTGTCTTTGCCTGTCTTGTGCAAGTTTTGTGTTTGGAGTTTTGCAAAGTATTGTTTAATTGAGATTGATAGATGGGAACTTTGGTAGATATTGGCAGGGCTTTTGGATCAGTACAGTTTGGGTGGCAATGGACAAGCATTGAAGATGAGTGTATGGATGGTGGATTACTTCTACAACCGTGTGCAGAACGTGATAGCCAAGTACACAATCGAGAGGCACTGGACGTCGTTGAATGAAGAAACTGGAGGCATGAATGATGCTCTTTACCGATTGTACAGCATCACGGTCAGCTTAATTCGCCTCTCTAAAGGATCATTTATGTAGACGGAAAACATTCATTTTCGGTGTTTGGTGTTTTGCAGGGTGATCAGAAGCACTTGACATTAGGCCATCTGTTTGATAAGCCATGCTTTCTAGGAATGCTAGCTATTAAGGTAACACTCCATTTTATGATTAATGTGTATGTTTAGTGATCATGTTCTTGATGCGTTTTCAGTCTTGTTATCTATTTTAGGCCGATAGCTTGTCCGGTTTTCATGCCAACACTCACATTCCGGTGGTTGTTGGATCTCAAATGCGGTTTGAACTCACAGGCGATCCGTTATACAAGGTATTGCACAAAATTAACACAATGCTATTGTATTGTACCTTAAAAAACAGTGAGGTTTTCAATAACTTGTGTCTGTCAGGAAATAGGAACATTCTTCATGGATACTGTCAACTCCTCTCATACATACGCCACGGGAGGAACGTCTGTGTCAGAGTTCTGGTACGGAAAATCAGAAATCCAAGCTATAATGTTCATGCAAGTCCTATCTACCGTAGATTGAATTATCAGCCTGCCTTTTGCTTACCTCTCCGATTCTATGTAGGTCTGATCCGAAGCGTCTAGCTGGTACGTTGCAGACGGAGAATGAGGAATCTTGCACGACTTATAACATGCTGAAGGTGTGTTCTCTATTTACTGGTGTGGTATGTATAGGAGACTAAATGGTGATTGTGAGAACGTTCAGGTTTCGCGGAACCTGTTCAGATGGACAAAGGAGATGGCGTATGCAGATTACTACGAGCGGGCTCTAACAAATGGTGTGTTGAGCATCCAAAGAGGGACTGAGCCTGGAGTCATGATCTACATGCTACCCTTAGGCCCTGGTACTTCCAAGGCTCACACCTACCACAAGTGGGGAACGAAATTCGACTCTTTCTGGTGCTGCTACGGCACAGGTACAACAACCTTTTCTTGTGATGTGAAGCTTGTTTTATTTCTTGGTGTATTTTACCATCTTTTTTATCATGTTCTTTCCTGGCAATAGGAATTGAATCCTTCTCAAAATTGGGAGATTCAATATACTTTGAGGAGGGTGGAAACACTCCAACTCTTTACATAATACAATACATAAGTAGCTCTCTAAACTGGAAATCTGGAAACATCATCCTGAACCAGCAAGTAGAGCAAATCGCTTCGTGGGATCCACGCCTTCAGATCTCATTTACGTTCATCTCGTCAAAAGAGGTACTACATCTCACCCCTCCGTCAACGTTTCTGATGACAAGCAACTTAAACCAGAAAAAGGTTGCATTAGAAGTCGAATTTCGACTGAAAAACTAGGCCTCGTTTCACTTGTTTTTGCAGCAAACAGCAAGTGGGACATCTACTTTGAATTTCCGAATACCTCTCTGGACATATTCTAAAGGAGCAAAGGCGACACTCAATGGCCAAAATCTGCCCCTACCATCTCCTGGTGAGATTCATTTAGGCTCCAACAGCTATATACTCCTAGTACTTAACAACTAAAGcaaaattttcttttcattGCTCAATGCAGGCAGTTTTCTATCAGTCTCGAGAAGCTGGAGCCGTGGCGACAGTATTACTATCGAACTTCCTATAAGTCTTCGGACAGAGGCAATTAAAGGTACACACAAATATCCACCAAGCATAGTTTGGACATCCACCATTGTGTCATTGCTAACAAGGATTCTTGATGTTATTTAGATGACAGGCAAGAATACGCTTCGCTTCAGGCAATATTCTACGGCCCCTacctccttgccggcctcactCAGAGAGACTGGGACATCAATGCAAAATCAGCCACTTCATTTTCAGACTGGCTAACTCCACTCCCATCATCCAAGTACAACTCTCAGCTGATCTCTCTGTCTCAAGGACCCGAGGCAGCGATACTCTTCGTCTCAAACACAAACAACACGTTAAAGATGGCAAGCTTGCCCGAGGCAGGGACAGACACTGCTGTGAGCTCAACTTTTCGCCTCATTTTGAAAGACACGGCTCATGAAGACCTCACAGGGCCGTGGGATGCTATTGACAAGTCGGTCGTGCTAGAGCCGTTTGATCTTCCTGGCATGGCCGTCGTGCATCATGGAGAGGGGAAGCCTCTAGGAGTAGTAGCTCACTCAGCTGAGGCTGATGTAGCTGTTTTTCGCCTCGTTAAGGGGCTCGATGGGAAAGATGCAAGCGTGTCGATGGAGTCTGAGGATAAGAAAGGCTGCTACGTATGCAGCGGCGGCAGTGACAAGAGCAGCATCAAGCTCAGCTGCATCAGCTCAGGATCATCATCAGATGATGATGGATTCAAACAGGCTGCAAGCTTCACTCTTAGAAATGGATTCAATGAGTATCATCCTATCAGTTTTGTGGCAAAAGGGATGAGCAGGAATTTCCTTCTTTCTCCTTTGCTTAGCCTTACGGATGAATCTTACACAGTCTACTTCAATATACATTCTTGATAAATTGATTTAGGGATGAGTTGAAATATATTCTATTTCTCTAAAGTTTCATGAGAATAGATTGAACATTATGAATAGTGAATACTGATATTCACATTTTTAacctttttctctttctatGATGTAAATTCACCGATCCAAATTTCTTCAACTAAATCTTGTTAGGCTCAAACATGTTGCCAGTGGCAAAGCCACATTAGGGCCACGGTGGCCATGGTCCCCCCGCAATTTCTATAATTTCTACTCCCACAATCTGagttaggcatgcacaaaccgacccggcccggcggttaaccgccggttcgggcccgccggttcatgaaccggaacgggcccggaaccggcgggttgaaccggcagaagggttgaagggtcggaagggccggttcaggttcggcaatatattgaacctgaaccggcggttcggcggttcgaaccgccggttcaaagggttaaatagtgtttcgtaggttaggggttcgtagggttcgcgtaggggtttagTATAGCCGTTGGAACTGGCGGTTCGcgggggtaaaccgccggtttgaggggtaaaccgccggttcgggagccggtttctgacggttccggcaacttttcagaggctaggccgtagggtcagtgtgtaggcctgcaaaaccggtcagaaaccgccggttttcggtcagaaaccggcggttttctgacggaaaccgtggacaacccgccggtttagggttgaaccgccatatgtttttgtatatgcaaaaacaattacataattgtatttgtatatactctagtcgatgaagtatatttctctatacggctaaatgagggaaacttttgacaattctactatatttgttgattgttagacgaaactcaacatttaaagttgaattgctaaaggtgtccttaatttagttatgtagaaagatcttcttcgccggttaagagtatatatataatacacttatacgtttaagaacttcaacatcgtttcttgtcatttgtaattagttcttcactagtagtctcatttgtatttaaattttgtttaagacttcaagaccgccatatgttttcaatttgtaattgttgtaacttgtaacgtgtaatttgtaaacatgcaatttcaataaaattgcaactttatccgtatttttttcaattttatttactcacatttcataaaaaaacaaacttgaaaagtgtaatgtaagttgattaaaattgaaaagttgaaaaatgcaaaaaaaaaaaa
This genomic interval from Salvia splendens isolate huo1 chromosome 13, SspV2, whole genome shotgun sequence contains the following:
- the LOC121762488 gene encoding uncharacterized protein LOC121762488, which codes for MKIYLILIQVLLILQLCGYILCKECTNIPTQSHTLRYQLLTSKNETWKHEMLSHHVTPTDDSVWSSLFPRKMLQEEDEHSWGVVYRKIKNSGGAKGLLSEVSLHDVRLDPKSMHGRAQQTNLDYLLILDVDRLVWSFRKTAALDAPGSPYGGWESPDMELRGHFVGHYLSACAQMWASTHNESLKQKMNAVVSALSACQQKMGTGYLSAFPLEFFDRFEAIKPVWAPYYTIHKILAGLLDQYSLGGNGQALKMSVWMVDYFYNRVQNVIAKYTIERHWTSLNEETGGMNDALYRLYSITGDQKHLTLGHLFDKPCFLGMLAIKADSLSGFHANTHIPVVVGSQMRFELTGDPLYKEIGTFFMDTVNSSHTYATGGTSVSEFWSDPKRLAGTLQTENEESCTTYNMLKVSRNLFRWTKEMAYADYYERALTNGVLSIQRGTEPGVMIYMLPLGPGTSKAHTYHKWGTKFDSFWCCYGTGIESFSKLGDSIYFEEGGNTPTLYIIQYISSSLNWKSGNIILNQQVEQIASWDPRLQISFTFISSKEQTASGTSTLNFRIPLWTYSKGAKATLNGQNLPLPSPGSFLSVSRSWSRGDSITIELPISLRTEAIKDDRQEYASLQAIFYGPYLLAGLTQRDWDINAKSATSFSDWLTPLPSSKYNSQLISLSQGPEAAILFVSNTNNTLKMASLPEAGTDTAVSSTFRLILKDTAHEDLTGPWDAIDKSVVLEPFDLPGMAVVHHGEGKPLGVVAHSAEADVAVFRLVKGLDGKDASVSMESEDKKGCYVCSGGSDKSSIKLSCISSGSSSDDDGFKQAASFTLRNGFNEYHPISFVAKGMSRNFLLSPLLSLTDESYTVYFNIHS